The following proteins are co-located in the Streptomyces asiaticus genome:
- a CDS encoding PucR family transcriptional regulator, which translates to MNGFGGTAYDAAGRPPARPSEPPRIPGRPPLSLAEVLRLPVLAAGAPEVVSGHGQLARPVRWVHITELLDPASFLKGGELVLTTGMPLPEDPALVRRYVDELADVGAAGLVIELVRRYHRPPSELVRACLARDFPLVLLSRTVNFVEVTQVLHSLIVGSQVESLRRAQDVHDTFTALTLRGAGPEEVVDMAAEMSGHPVVLENLVHQAVICGSPGRGVEGALSGWERRSRATPSPDRTGLSGPEDWLVTAVEYRGERWGRLLMLPDGARDPAVGPEDAMVLERTATALTIARLTHHTRWERRAQRTLLLDLVEQRCRSKGEARARAEALGVPVAGRRLMVTLVSPGPGAGETTELEDRLTDELGAAGAAVLVGAVPGDHIGVLLALPAATPWRPLVERLSRSVRESRPDAVISVGSEVSDLSQTARSFQQAARVADAAVPGTPDKAFHELSDIGLRQLLYALRGDVRLQEFVERQLGRLVDYDERHGTDLLPVLHTFLDAAGNKTVAAKRANLSRQAFYQRLHSVERVLGCDLESGEQRTQLHVALTAFRLLRLSRGPAPS; encoded by the coding sequence ATGAACGGCTTCGGCGGCACCGCGTACGACGCTGCCGGACGGCCGCCGGCCCGCCCCTCGGAGCCCCCGCGGATCCCGGGGCGTCCGCCGCTCAGCCTCGCCGAGGTGCTGCGGCTTCCGGTGCTGGCCGCCGGGGCGCCGGAGGTGGTCTCCGGCCACGGGCAGCTGGCCCGGCCGGTCCGCTGGGTCCACATCACCGAGCTGCTCGACCCGGCGTCCTTCCTCAAGGGCGGGGAGCTGGTGCTGACCACCGGGATGCCGCTGCCCGAGGACCCGGCGCTGGTCCGCCGGTATGTCGACGAGCTCGCGGACGTCGGCGCCGCCGGTCTGGTCATCGAGCTGGTGCGGCGCTACCACCGGCCGCCCTCGGAGCTGGTACGGGCCTGTCTGGCGCGGGACTTCCCGCTCGTCCTGCTCTCGCGGACGGTGAACTTCGTGGAGGTCACCCAGGTGCTCCACTCCCTGATCGTCGGCAGCCAGGTGGAGAGCCTGCGCCGGGCCCAGGACGTCCATGACACCTTCACCGCGCTGACCCTGCGGGGCGCCGGGCCCGAGGAGGTGGTGGACATGGCGGCCGAGATGAGCGGGCACCCCGTGGTGCTGGAGAACCTGGTGCACCAGGCCGTCATCTGCGGGTCGCCGGGGCGCGGGGTGGAGGGGGCGCTGTCCGGCTGGGAGCGGCGCTCGCGCGCCACGCCCTCGCCCGACCGGACCGGGCTGAGCGGCCCGGAGGACTGGCTGGTGACCGCGGTGGAGTACCGGGGCGAGCGATGGGGGCGGCTGCTGATGCTCCCGGACGGGGCCCGGGACCCGGCGGTCGGCCCCGAGGACGCGATGGTCCTGGAGCGCACCGCCACGGCCCTGACCATCGCCCGGCTCACCCATCACACCCGCTGGGAGCGGCGGGCCCAGCGCACCCTGCTGCTGGACCTGGTGGAGCAGCGCTGCCGGTCCAAGGGCGAGGCCCGGGCCAGGGCCGAGGCGCTGGGCGTGCCGGTCGCGGGCCGCCGGCTGATGGTGACGCTGGTCAGCCCCGGCCCCGGCGCCGGGGAGACGACCGAGCTGGAGGACCGGCTGACGGACGAGCTGGGGGCGGCCGGGGCCGCCGTACTGGTCGGCGCGGTGCCCGGTGACCACATAGGGGTGCTGCTGGCCCTGCCGGCCGCCACGCCGTGGCGGCCGCTGGTGGAGCGGCTGAGCCGGTCGGTGCGGGAGTCCCGGCCGGACGCCGTGATCAGCGTCGGCTCCGAGGTGTCGGACCTGTCGCAGACCGCCCGGTCGTTCCAGCAGGCGGCGCGGGTCGCGGACGCCGCCGTTCCGGGGACGCCGGACAAGGCGTTCCACGAGCTGTCCGACATCGGGCTGCGGCAGTTGCTGTACGCGCTGCGCGGCGATGTGCGGCTCCAGGAGTTCGTGGAGCGGCAGTTGGGCCGGCTGGTGGACTACGACGAGCGGCACGGCACCGATCTGCTGCCGGTGCTGCACACGTTCCTGGACGCGGCGGGCAACAAGACGGTGGCCGCCAAGCGCGCGAATCTGTCCCGGCAGGCGTTCTACCAGCGGCTGCACTCGGTGGAGCGGGTGCTGGGCTGCGAT
- a CDS encoding aspartate aminotransferase family protein — translation MTNLSPQLRQATPVVAVRGEGAYIDGEDGRRYLDFTAGIGVTSTGHCHPRVVAAAQEQVGTLIHGQYTTVMHPPLRRLVEKLGEVLPTGLDSLFFSNSGSEAVESALRLARQATGRPNVLVCHGGFHGRTVAAASMTTSGTRFRSGFSPLMSGVVVTPFPTAYRYGWDEETATRFALRELDYVLQTISPPDDTAAIIVEPVLGEGGYVPATEGFLQGLRERADRHGFLLILDEVQTGVGRTGRFWGHDHFGIRPDILVTAKGLASGFPLSGIAASEELMSKAWPGSQGGTYGANAVACAAAAATLDVVREENLVANAEAMGARLRSGLEDVAAKTPAIGDVRGLGLMLASEFVTADGEPDPATAARVQRAAVDEGLLLLLCGAWNHVVRMIPALVVDEAAIDEGLRAWSAAVSAGTADS, via the coding sequence ATGACCAATCTGTCGCCGCAGCTCCGTCAAGCCACTCCGGTGGTCGCCGTCCGCGGAGAGGGCGCCTACATCGACGGCGAGGACGGGCGGCGATACCTCGACTTCACCGCGGGCATCGGCGTCACCAGCACCGGGCACTGCCATCCGCGGGTCGTCGCCGCCGCCCAGGAGCAGGTGGGCACCCTCATCCACGGCCAGTACACGACCGTGATGCACCCGCCGCTGCGGCGGCTGGTCGAGAAGCTGGGCGAGGTGCTTCCCACGGGCCTCGACAGTCTGTTCTTCAGCAACTCCGGCAGCGAGGCCGTGGAGTCGGCCCTGCGCCTGGCCCGCCAGGCCACCGGCCGGCCCAACGTCCTGGTCTGCCACGGCGGATTCCACGGCCGCACCGTGGCCGCGGCCTCCATGACCACCTCCGGCACCCGCTTCCGCTCCGGCTTCTCGCCCCTGATGAGCGGTGTCGTGGTGACCCCGTTCCCCACGGCCTACCGGTACGGCTGGGACGAGGAGACCGCGACCCGGTTCGCCCTGCGGGAGCTGGACTACGTCCTACAGACCATCTCCCCGCCCGACGACACCGCCGCGATCATCGTCGAACCGGTGCTCGGCGAGGGCGGCTATGTGCCCGCCACCGAGGGCTTCCTCCAGGGCCTGCGGGAGCGGGCCGACCGCCATGGCTTCCTGCTGATCCTGGACGAGGTGCAGACCGGGGTGGGCCGCACCGGACGGTTCTGGGGCCATGACCACTTCGGCATCCGCCCCGACATCCTGGTCACCGCCAAGGGGCTGGCCAGCGGCTTCCCGCTGTCCGGCATCGCCGCCTCCGAGGAGCTGATGAGCAAGGCATGGCCCGGCTCGCAGGGCGGCACCTACGGCGCCAACGCCGTGGCCTGCGCCGCGGCCGCCGCCACCCTCGACGTGGTCCGCGAGGAGAACCTCGTGGCCAACGCCGAGGCCATGGGGGCACGGCTGCGCAGCGGTCTGGAGGACGTGGCCGCCAAGACCCCCGCCATCGGCGATGTGCGCGGCCTCGGCCTCATGCTGGCCAGCGAGTTCGTCACCGCTGACGGCGAGCCGGACCCGGCGACCGCGGCCCGGGTGCAGCGCGCCGCCGTGGACGAAGGGCTGTTGCTGCTCCTGTGCGGCGCCTGGAACCATGTGGTCCGGATGATCCCCGCCCTCGTCGTCGACGAAGCGGCGATCGACGAGGGTCTGCGCGCCTGGTCCGCCGCCGTCAGCGCCGGAACAGCGGACTCCTGA